One stretch of Natronobacterium gregoryi SP2 DNA includes these proteins:
- a CDS encoding phosphotransferase, translated as MAGNAPRRHCRRVRRVRTAAKRRREPRGHATRDLDRRRHSAHRTPSALSGPQYGDVADAIGQFFREHPAVLEGAGAPVLCHGDVHPEHHVRTGDEEVLGIDFEHALVAPAEYDYWRTVIPYFEARDGVDERVERKFRDGYESVRSLPDDGAQRRPLYSLLNSVAFLESLHLQKVVDPEERDEMGGRIRDRALEILEEVRDSRG; from the coding sequence GTGGCTGGGAACGCTCCACGCCGACACTGTCGGCGAGTTCGACGGGTTCGGACGGCCGCGAAACGACGCCGGGAGCCTCGGGGTCACGCTACACGAGACCTGGATCGACGCCGTCACAGCGCGCATCGAACACCATCGGCGCTATCTGGCCCCCAGTACGGCGACGTGGCCGACGCCATCGGCCAGTTCTTCCGAGAGCATCCAGCGGTCCTCGAGGGCGCCGGCGCCCCCGTCCTGTGTCACGGGGACGTCCACCCCGAACACCACGTTCGGACGGGGGACGAGGAGGTCCTCGGTATCGACTTCGAACACGCACTCGTCGCTCCCGCCGAATACGACTACTGGCGGACGGTGATACCGTACTTCGAGGCACGCGACGGCGTCGACGAGCGCGTCGAGCGGAAGTTCCGGGACGGCTACGAATCCGTCCGATCGCTCCCCGACGACGGAGCGCAGCGACGACCGCTGTACTCCCTGCTGAACTCGGTCGCGTTCCTCGAGTCGCTCCACCTCCAGAAAGTCGTCGACCCGGAAGAACGCGACGAGATGGGCGGCCGGATACGGGACCGGGCACTCGAAATACTCGAGGAGGTCCGCGACTCCCGCGGATAG
- a CDS encoding DUF3311 domain-containing protein produces the protein MRRPELTAWVIVAIVLSALAIPWFRWGDGTIVAGLPLWLWWHVGWLFLASVVFWLFTRRAWGIGIEPETDVTRAESGGDSP, from the coding sequence ATGCGCCGTCCGGAACTCACAGCCTGGGTGATTGTCGCCATCGTCTTGAGCGCTCTTGCAATCCCGTGGTTCCGCTGGGGTGACGGGACGATCGTCGCAGGCTTGCCCCTATGGCTGTGGTGGCACGTCGGGTGGCTGTTTCTCGCATCGGTGGTCTTCTGGCTGTTTACCCGACGTGCGTGGGGTATCGGCATCGAACCCGAAACCGACGTGACGCGAGCCGAAAGCGGCGGTGACTCGCCGTGA
- a CDS encoding zinc metalloprotease produces MTVRDSRRSGAELTFSDKELFDLAVAWVVLSVAFALLLAPIHRVAGVGVGDFATMIALSFVTVGVAFLLHELAHKVVAIEYGQIAEFRADYQMLFLAIMSALIGFLFAAPGAVYHRGRITKRENAMVALAGPVTNHVLAVLFFPLMAFGGFLGQIGHMGVLINLFLAAFNMLPFGPLDGKTVYDWNTTVFAGVFGISVLLLVGFFVAF; encoded by the coding sequence GTGACCGTCCGCGACAGCCGCCGCTCCGGAGCCGAACTCACGTTCAGCGACAAGGAGCTGTTCGATCTCGCGGTGGCCTGGGTCGTCCTGAGCGTCGCGTTCGCGCTGTTGCTCGCGCCGATTCACCGGGTGGCAGGTGTCGGCGTCGGCGACTTCGCCACGATGATCGCGTTGAGTTTCGTCACCGTCGGCGTCGCGTTTCTCTTGCACGAACTCGCGCACAAGGTGGTGGCGATCGAGTACGGGCAGATAGCCGAATTTCGGGCGGACTATCAGATGTTGTTCTTGGCGATCATGAGTGCACTGATCGGCTTTCTCTTTGCCGCGCCGGGTGCCGTCTATCACCGTGGACGGATCACCAAGCGGGAAAACGCCATGGTCGCACTGGCGGGCCCCGTAACGAACCACGTCCTCGCCGTGCTCTTCTTCCCGCTTATGGCCTTCGGAGGGTTCCTCGGCCAGATCGGACACATGGGTGTGCTCATCAACCTCTTTCTCGCTGCCTTCAACATGCTCCCGTTCGGTCCACTCGACGGGAAGACGGTCTACGACTGGAACACGACAGTCTTCGCTGGCGTCTTCGGGATCAGCGTGCTACTGCTCGTCGGGTTCTTCGTCGCCTTCTGA
- a CDS encoding S66 family peptidase yields the protein MGDLVTPPSLERGSQVAVVAPSSNPTSEFPHVYELGLERLRAVFDLEPVEYPTVSMDQETLANDPEARAKDVMDAFEDPEIDGVITVIGGNVQIKILEHLEPEILRENPTRFYGYSDSTNLALYLWNLGIVSYYGPTVMVELGMDGHTFDHTVEYTERAFFEESFGEIRPAERFTDEPGDWIDPDSLEEPRETELNPGWQLAGGDDPVEGRLWGGCLEVLDQQFLAERYLPDEAELEGTILALETAEELPEPTWVEGVLQALGERGLLERFAGVLVGRPASRSHLEDRPPERRERYREQQRDAITGSFAEYNPDAPIVFDVDFGHTWPTTPIPIGSRVEIEPEAATIRFE from the coding sequence ATGGGCGACCTCGTCACCCCACCGTCGCTCGAGCGCGGCAGTCAGGTCGCAGTCGTCGCACCGTCGTCGAACCCCACGAGCGAGTTCCCACACGTCTACGAACTCGGCCTCGAGCGACTCCGGGCGGTGTTCGACCTCGAGCCCGTCGAGTACCCGACGGTTTCGATGGATCAGGAGACGCTGGCGAACGATCCGGAAGCGCGCGCGAAAGACGTGATGGACGCCTTCGAAGATCCCGAGATAGACGGCGTCATCACGGTCATCGGCGGGAACGTCCAGATCAAGATCCTCGAGCACTTAGAGCCCGAGATCCTCCGGGAGAACCCGACCCGGTTCTACGGCTACAGCGACAGCACGAACCTCGCGCTGTATCTCTGGAACCTCGGCATCGTCTCCTACTACGGGCCGACGGTGATGGTCGAACTCGGGATGGACGGCCACACGTTCGATCACACCGTCGAGTACACCGAACGTGCGTTCTTCGAGGAGTCGTTCGGCGAGATTCGTCCCGCCGAGCGATTCACCGACGAACCCGGCGACTGGATCGATCCCGACTCCCTCGAGGAACCACGAGAAACCGAACTCAACCCCGGCTGGCAGTTGGCCGGCGGCGACGACCCCGTCGAGGGCCGGCTCTGGGGTGGCTGCCTCGAGGTCCTCGACCAGCAGTTCCTCGCCGAGCGGTACCTGCCCGACGAGGCGGAACTCGAGGGAACGATCCTCGCGCTCGAGACAGCCGAAGAACTGCCGGAACCGACCTGGGTCGAAGGCGTGCTCCAGGCGCTGGGCGAACGCGGACTGCTCGAGCGGTTCGCCGGTGTCCTCGTCGGTCGACCTGCGAGCAGATCCCATCTCGAGGATCGGCCGCCGGAACGACGCGAACGCTACCGAGAACAACAGCGTGACGCGATCACGGGCTCCTTCGCAGAGTACAATCCCGACGCACCAATCGTCTTCGATGTCGACTTCGGCCACACGTGGCCGACGACGCCGATTCCGATCGGCAGTCGCGTCGAAATCGAGCCGGAAGCGGCAACGATCCGCTTCGAGTAA
- a CDS encoding SHOCT domain-containing protein, with amino-acid sequence MGSNTDGGRDYSLTELFAIKFVLADVVIIAALLLAGPISAVVITGLFVLSFVLVWSLTQRDRSSATEGSAADVRTHAGEASDPVTKLQRRYAAGELSDDEFEEKLERLIAANERAKAADVETDDLELEFER; translated from the coding sequence ATGGGAAGCAATACCGACGGCGGCCGGGACTACAGTCTCACGGAACTCTTCGCTATCAAGTTCGTCTTGGCGGACGTCGTTATCATCGCGGCGCTGTTGCTCGCTGGACCGATCTCTGCAGTGGTGATTACGGGGCTGTTCGTTCTCAGTTTCGTGCTCGTGTGGTCTCTCACGCAGCGGGACCGATCTTCGGCCACCGAGGGGTCGGCCGCGGACGTCAGAACGCACGCGGGCGAAGCGTCCGATCCAGTCACGAAACTTCAACGTCGGTACGCCGCGGGCGAACTCTCGGACGACGAGTTCGAAGAGAAACTCGAGCGCCTGATCGCGGCCAACGAGCGAGCGAAAGCGGCTGACGTCGAAACGGACGACCTGGAACTCGAGTTCGAGCGGTGA
- a CDS encoding NAD(P)H-dependent amine dehydrogenase family protein — MSKIRTIVYGVGATGQNVTRHLAERGVDIVGAIGRVENVGADLGTVAELDRELNVEINDDADDVLENTEADVAIVSIASTLEEMYPHLKRCLEAGVNVITTSEETLYPWYTSPDLAGRLDRIAIENDVTFTGGGYQDIFEVNLPVMLTGASRKLDGVDGTNRYNIDDYGPAVVEYFFGGKDRDDVEEKLERGGAPESLFRTTLEAQIAELGLSEADASQKATPIVADRAVESEALGRTIQEGEVLGLEIDVTIETHEGITFTGTEIAKVYDTEEEDRNEWVIEGTPEMHVVDQPTPVEVGTSTQIVNRLPDIINYESGFVSVTELPRPKYRVGPLETYLD; from the coding sequence ATGTCGAAGATACGAACAATAGTGTACGGCGTCGGAGCGACTGGACAGAACGTCACTCGGCACCTCGCAGAACGGGGAGTCGACATCGTCGGTGCGATCGGCCGAGTCGAAAACGTCGGTGCGGACCTCGGGACGGTCGCGGAACTGGATCGGGAGTTGAACGTCGAAATCAACGACGACGCCGACGACGTCCTCGAGAATACCGAAGCCGACGTCGCGATCGTCTCCATCGCCTCGACGCTGGAAGAGATGTATCCACATCTAAAACGGTGTCTGGAGGCCGGCGTCAACGTCATTACGACCTCCGAAGAGACGCTGTATCCGTGGTATACGTCGCCCGACCTCGCCGGGCGGCTGGACCGAATTGCGATCGAAAACGATGTCACGTTCACTGGTGGCGGGTATCAGGACATCTTCGAAGTGAACCTCCCGGTCATGTTGACCGGCGCATCCAGGAAACTAGACGGTGTCGACGGCACGAACCGGTACAACATTGACGACTACGGTCCGGCAGTCGTGGAGTACTTCTTCGGTGGGAAAGACCGCGACGATGTCGAGGAGAAACTCGAGCGTGGTGGGGCTCCCGAGAGTCTCTTTCGAACGACTCTCGAGGCACAGATCGCCGAACTAGGACTGAGCGAAGCCGACGCCTCCCAGAAAGCCACACCGATCGTCGCCGACCGGGCGGTCGAATCGGAAGCGCTCGGTCGTACGATTCAGGAAGGAGAAGTCCTCGGCCTCGAGATCGACGTCACCATCGAGACGCACGAAGGCATCACGTTTACCGGGACCGAAATCGCGAAAGTGTACGATACCGAAGAAGAAGACCGAAACGAGTGGGTCATCGAGGGAACGCCGGAGATGCACGTTGTGGATCAACCGACTCCGGTAGAAGTTGGAACGAGCACGCAAATTGTCAATCGACTACCAGACATTATCAACTACGAATCCGGGTTCGTCTCCGTCACCGAACTGCCTCGACCGAAATACCGGGTCGGCCCGCTCGAGACATACCTAGATTGA
- a CDS encoding HAD-IIA family hydrolase codes for MTDYEGVILDVDGTIVRGSELIPGADDGLRTLQTVDCSKLLFSNNPTRGSVHYREKLEPHGFEVDPTSVLTSATVTAEYLSRTHSDESVYLVGGDRLASILTDAGLDLAAEPGDAEVVLGSFDDEFSYGTLWEALQALEGNVPFYGTDPDTTIPVGDGTIPGSGAILAAMEAVAGRDVDAILGKPSKIAADAAKKRLEAAPSDTLVVGDRLDTDVALGNRAGMTTAVVLTGVTDRSDLDDAAVEPDHVLESLGDLESIL; via the coding sequence ATGACCGACTACGAGGGGGTGATCCTCGACGTCGACGGAACGATCGTTCGGGGCAGCGAATTGATCCCCGGTGCTGACGACGGCCTCCGGACGCTCCAGACGGTCGACTGCTCGAAACTGCTGTTCTCGAACAACCCGACGCGTGGAAGCGTCCACTATCGAGAGAAACTCGAGCCCCACGGGTTCGAGGTCGATCCCACGTCCGTGCTGACCTCGGCGACCGTCACGGCAGAGTACCTCTCCCGAACTCACTCCGACGAGTCGGTCTATCTCGTCGGCGGGGATCGCCTCGCGTCGATCCTCACGGATGCGGGGCTCGATCTGGCGGCCGAACCCGGCGACGCCGAAGTCGTTCTCGGCTCGTTCGACGACGAGTTCTCCTACGGGACGCTCTGGGAGGCCCTGCAGGCGCTCGAGGGCAACGTGCCGTTCTACGGCACGGACCCCGACACGACGATCCCCGTCGGCGATGGAACGATTCCCGGGTCGGGGGCGATCCTCGCGGCGATGGAAGCCGTCGCCGGCCGCGACGTGGACGCGATCCTCGGGAAGCCGTCAAAGATCGCCGCCGACGCCGCAAAAAAGCGTCTCGAGGCCGCGCCGTCCGACACCCTGGTCGTCGGCGATCGCCTCGATACCGATGTCGCTCTCGGGAACCGGGCTGGGATGACGACCGCCGTCGTGCTCACCGGCGTTACGGACCGATCGGACCTCGATGACGCTGCCGTCGAACCCGATCACGTCCTCGAGTCGCTGGGCGACCTCGAGTCGATACTTTAA
- a CDS encoding sodium:solute symporter family protein: MTAPLQLTIVVGYLFFALAIGLVAYRLTDRTAADFYLASRTLGTVVLLFTTFATLLSAFTFFAGPNVAYHEGPEWILVMGLMDGIIFAILWYAIGYKQWLLGRERGYVTLGEMIGDRFGSRRLRGLIAGISLLWLFPYVMLQQVGAGTALEALTEGALPYAVGAGLITAFMILYVVVAGMRGIAWTDTFQGLFMLVTTWVALIWVLAAVGGPSVATAALEADAAHHLTLGSDHYTVQWMLSTAIVIGFGVAMFPQVNQRFFAAGSRTVLKRSFALWPILCVLLFVPSFLLGAWARGLDVTVPEGGNVLPAVLAEYTPVWFAALVIAGAMAAMMSSSDSMLLSGSSYFTRDIYRPYLEGDVSELREDLIARIGVVVFATAAFVASLWNPATLFELGDAAFSGFAQLALPVLVALYWHNTTRAGMTAGIVVSQAFYLGTIFVDSIVATLEFLAVVPAVGELVPALAAVVTTVLQGSYMGWTAGLVGMGVGLVVTVGISVVTTPAASERRSIYRKDRPSASGSSENQGFS, translated from the coding sequence GTGACGGCACCGCTACAGCTCACAATCGTCGTCGGCTATCTCTTCTTCGCGCTCGCGATCGGACTGGTCGCCTATCGACTGACCGACCGGACGGCCGCGGACTTCTATCTCGCCAGCCGAACGCTCGGCACCGTCGTCTTGCTGTTTACCACGTTCGCGACGTTGCTGTCGGCCTTTACGTTCTTCGCCGGACCGAACGTCGCCTACCACGAAGGCCCCGAGTGGATCCTCGTCATGGGACTGATGGACGGGATCATCTTCGCCATCCTCTGGTACGCTATCGGCTACAAACAGTGGCTACTCGGCCGAGAACGCGGCTACGTCACTCTCGGGGAGATGATCGGCGACCGCTTTGGCTCGAGGCGACTCCGCGGACTGATCGCGGGCATCAGCCTGCTGTGGCTCTTTCCCTACGTCATGCTCCAGCAGGTCGGTGCAGGGACCGCACTCGAGGCGTTGACCGAAGGTGCACTGCCCTACGCCGTCGGAGCAGGGCTAATTACGGCCTTTATGATTCTCTACGTCGTCGTCGCTGGGATGCGCGGGATCGCCTGGACCGACACGTTCCAGGGGCTTTTCATGCTCGTGACCACCTGGGTTGCGCTGATCTGGGTGCTCGCGGCCGTCGGCGGCCCCAGCGTCGCTACCGCCGCACTGGAGGCCGATGCGGCCCACCATCTCACGCTCGGTAGCGACCATTACACGGTCCAGTGGATGCTCTCGACGGCAATCGTGATCGGTTTCGGTGTGGCAATGTTCCCGCAGGTCAACCAGCGGTTCTTCGCCGCTGGCTCTCGAACCGTCCTCAAACGCTCGTTCGCGCTGTGGCCGATCCTCTGTGTTCTGCTGTTCGTCCCGTCGTTCCTGCTCGGCGCGTGGGCCCGCGGACTGGACGTGACGGTCCCGGAAGGCGGCAACGTCCTCCCGGCCGTCCTCGCCGAGTACACGCCCGTCTGGTTCGCCGCGCTCGTCATCGCCGGCGCGATGGCCGCGATGATGTCTTCCTCGGACTCGATGCTCTTGTCAGGATCGTCGTACTTCACGCGGGACATCTATCGCCCCTACCTCGAGGGCGACGTCTCGGAACTGCGCGAGGACCTGATCGCCCGCATCGGCGTCGTCGTGTTCGCGACGGCGGCATTCGTCGCCAGCCTCTGGAATCCGGCGACACTGTTCGAACTCGGCGACGCAGCCTTCAGCGGCTTCGCCCAGCTCGCCTTACCGGTGCTCGTCGCCCTCTATTGGCACAACACGACGCGTGCGGGGATGACGGCCGGCATCGTCGTCAGTCAGGCGTTCTACCTCGGAACCATCTTCGTCGACTCGATCGTGGCGACACTCGAGTTTCTCGCAGTTGTGCCCGCCGTCGGCGAACTCGTTCCGGCGCTGGCCGCCGTCGTCACGACCGTCTTACAGGGCTCCTATATGGGCTGGACCGCCGGACTGGTTGGCATGGGAGTCGGTCTCGTCGTGACCGTCGGCATCTCCGTGGTGACGACGCCTGCGGCGAGCGAACGGCGGTCGATCTACAGAAAAGACAGGCCGAGTGCCTCGGGGTCGTCCGAAAACCAGGGATTTTCGTGA
- a CDS encoding acyl-CoA thioesterase: protein MTNLSETVVENREMVQPQHGNMLEVAHGGNVMKWMDEVGAMSAMRFAGETCVTARVNRMNFERPIPVGDTAYITAYVYEAGTSSVKVRLVTEREDLRTREREKTTESYFVYVAIDEDNAPTPVPDLIVTTEQETQLQQEALEGENGDS, encoded by the coding sequence ATGACGAATCTCAGCGAAACGGTCGTCGAGAACCGGGAGATGGTCCAGCCACAGCACGGAAATATGCTCGAGGTCGCTCACGGGGGCAACGTCATGAAGTGGATGGACGAAGTGGGGGCGATGTCTGCAATGCGGTTCGCAGGCGAAACCTGTGTCACCGCACGGGTCAATCGAATGAACTTCGAGCGGCCCATCCCTGTCGGCGACACGGCCTACATCACGGCCTACGTCTACGAGGCGGGCACCTCGAGCGTCAAGGTGCGGCTGGTCACCGAACGCGAAGACCTCCGGACGCGGGAACGCGAGAAGACGACCGAATCGTACTTCGTCTACGTCGCAATCGACGAGGACAACGCGCCGACGCCGGTACCCGATCTGATAGTCACCACGGAACAAGAGACACAACTCCAGCAAGAGGCACTCGAGGGAGAGAACGGGGACAGTTGA
- a CDS encoding TraB/GumN family protein: MSDGGDADVPEPPDPPESGGDSGSVDVLGTAHVSQASVDEVHETVDEKRPDVVAVELDEGRYRQMQGGTPDDLEAKDLLSGNTVFQFLAYWMLSYVQSRLGDQFDVEPGADMQAAIDAAERNGSGVALVDRDIQVTIQRFWSRLSFTEKLKMVGGLALGITDPRTLGITFGAVLGLFVGLVGTAFVAPLLGYGETLLFGITDPTTLQYVGSLGVGALVGVLLGLLFLPSLESAGDDGIVAGFQLRLVAGAAVGIVGCLALVATETFVGPLSATNFETAGVYSIRGSVGLVAGLGLGVLAGAIFGFVLESLGGDVEDVEEIDIEELTDGDVVGAMMEEFRRFSPRGANALIDERDAYIAHKLHVLRQQGYDVLAVVGAGHRAGIERYLENPSELPPMESLTGTASSRRFSPLKIFGYLVMVAFFGFFFLLLMAGVRNTFLLQIFLAWFLFNGIFAFTLARLAGARWTSAGVGGLVAWLTSINPMLAPGWFAGYVELRHRPVNVRDIQTLNEIVDDTSRPIGEAVGEMFDVPLFRLIMIVALTNVGSMIASFLFFIVVVPWLGQDIGGVDALMNELLRGARNSLELLRGLIT; this comes from the coding sequence ATGAGCGATGGAGGCGACGCCGACGTGCCGGAGCCACCAGACCCACCCGAGTCGGGCGGTGACTCCGGTTCCGTCGACGTCCTCGGAACTGCACACGTCTCGCAAGCGAGCGTCGACGAAGTTCACGAGACGGTCGACGAGAAACGACCCGACGTCGTCGCGGTAGAACTGGACGAAGGCCGCTACCGCCAGATGCAAGGCGGCACACCCGACGACCTCGAGGCCAAGGACCTGCTGTCGGGCAACACCGTGTTCCAGTTTCTGGCCTACTGGATGCTGTCGTACGTCCAGTCGCGGCTAGGCGACCAGTTCGATGTCGAGCCCGGTGCCGACATGCAAGCGGCGATCGACGCCGCCGAACGAAACGGCAGCGGCGTCGCGCTTGTCGACCGAGACATCCAAGTGACGATCCAGCGGTTCTGGAGTCGTCTCTCGTTCACGGAAAAACTGAAGATGGTCGGTGGACTGGCGCTTGGCATCACCGATCCCCGGACGCTCGGGATCACCTTCGGTGCCGTCCTCGGACTGTTCGTCGGACTCGTCGGAACCGCGTTCGTCGCCCCACTCCTCGGCTACGGCGAGACGCTGCTGTTCGGGATTACCGACCCCACGACGCTACAGTACGTCGGTTCCCTCGGCGTCGGTGCCCTCGTCGGCGTCTTGCTCGGACTGCTCTTTCTCCCGTCGCTCGAGTCCGCCGGCGACGACGGAATCGTTGCCGGCTTCCAGTTGCGTCTCGTCGCCGGAGCAGCCGTCGGAATCGTCGGCTGTCTCGCGCTCGTCGCAACCGAGACGTTCGTCGGACCGCTGTCGGCGACGAACTTCGAGACCGCTGGCGTCTACTCGATCCGTGGCAGCGTCGGACTGGTCGCCGGTCTCGGACTCGGCGTGCTCGCCGGTGCAATCTTCGGATTCGTCCTCGAGAGTCTCGGCGGCGACGTCGAAGACGTCGAAGAGATCGACATCGAAGAGTTGACCGACGGCGACGTCGTCGGTGCGATGATGGAGGAGTTCCGTCGGTTCAGTCCACGCGGTGCAAATGCCCTGATCGACGAACGTGACGCCTACATCGCGCACAAACTCCACGTGCTCCGCCAGCAGGGCTACGACGTGCTCGCGGTCGTCGGTGCCGGCCACCGTGCAGGAATCGAACGCTACCTCGAGAATCCCAGCGAACTGCCGCCGATGGAGTCGCTGACAGGGACGGCCTCGAGTCGCCGGTTCTCGCCGCTGAAGATATTCGGCTATCTGGTCATGGTCGCGTTCTTCGGGTTTTTCTTCCTGCTTTTGATGGCCGGCGTTCGGAACACGTTCCTTCTGCAGATTTTCCTCGCGTGGTTCCTGTTCAACGGCATCTTCGCGTTTACGCTCGCCCGGCTTGCGGGAGCACGCTGGACCAGCGCGGGGGTCGGCGGTCTGGTCGCCTGGCTCACGAGCATCAATCCGATGCTCGCACCTGGCTGGTTCGCCGGTTACGTCGAACTCAGGCACCGGCCGGTCAACGTCCGCGACATCCAGACGCTCAACGAGATCGTCGACGACACCAGTCGTCCCATCGGCGAGGCTGTCGGCGAGATGTTCGACGTTCCCCTCTTTCGGCTGATCATGATCGTCGCTCTGACGAACGTCGGGAGCATGATCGCATCGTTCCTGTTTTTCATCGTCGTCGTTCCCTGGCTCGGCCAAGACATCGGTGGTGTCGACGCGCTGATGAACGAACTTCTTCGGGGTGCGCGTAACAGCCTCGAGCTCCTTCGGGGGCTGATTACGTGA
- a CDS encoding ArsR/SmtB family transcription factor, protein MARIFPFRSETSPQEGAPRVVDLEGEDADAVFSALSSTTAREIYSHLDAQPGTPSDIADAIDSSIQNVRYHLENLEEAGLVEVVDTWYSSRGNEMSVYATTDGPLILTSDESTAEKLKTAVSRLIGGIGALAGGSLLVQYGATRWLASGTGDAGDTTWTAPAPDEAQAPETADEPTDDADEDVEVAGVEEETADDEPVAAEDAPDIEPSADDLDFEAYDAVPDAGPEAADPVFALPPGLLFFLGGLVVLLAGTWFWYWYRPAY, encoded by the coding sequence ATGGCCCGTATCTTCCCCTTTCGCTCGGAGACGTCTCCACAAGAGGGAGCACCGCGCGTCGTCGACCTCGAGGGAGAAGACGCCGACGCGGTGTTTAGCGCCCTCTCTTCGACGACGGCCCGGGAGATTTACTCGCATCTCGACGCCCAGCCGGGGACGCCAAGCGACATCGCCGACGCGATCGATTCCTCGATCCAGAACGTCCGGTACCACCTCGAGAACTTAGAGGAAGCCGGCCTCGTCGAGGTCGTCGACACCTGGTACTCCTCACGGGGCAACGAAATGAGCGTGTACGCGACGACCGATGGGCCGTTGATCCTCACCAGCGACGAGTCGACGGCCGAGAAGCTCAAGACGGCGGTGTCGCGGCTGATCGGTGGGATCGGCGCACTCGCTGGTGGGAGTCTCCTCGTCCAGTATGGGGCGACGCGATGGCTGGCCTCCGGGACGGGAGACGCCGGAGACACGACATGGACTGCACCTGCGCCCGACGAAGCGCAAGCGCCAGAGACGGCCGACGAGCCCACTGACGACGCTGATGAGGACGTGGAAGTCGCAGGAGTCGAAGAGGAGACAGCCGACGACGAACCAGTTGCTGCCGAAGACGCCCCTGACATCGAGCCGTCCGCGGACGACCTCGATTTCGAGGCCTACGACGCCGTTCCGGACGCCGGTCCAGAAGCGGCCGATCCCGTCTTCGCGCTGCCGCCCGGACTGCTCTTCTTTCTTGGCGGACTGGTCGTGTTGCTGGCGGGTACCTGGTTCTGGTACTGGTATCGCCCGGCGTACTGA
- a CDS encoding DUF7471 family protein, which translates to MSTLPVTLATFPRAVADSLEPWLSGRVAIATGEWVSPALAPLLLVVIVLATVGTTVLFVVGFGSYLRRRTVRYRLLTVVLGLLVVRSAVGLGTVFAVVPMTVHHLVEHGIDVLIATSLLYLVVRERPPGTAYGDGE; encoded by the coding sequence ACGCTCGCCACGTTTCCACGAGCGGTCGCCGATTCGCTCGAGCCGTGGCTGTCGGGGAGAGTTGCAATCGCCACCGGAGAGTGGGTCTCTCCGGCCCTTGCACCGCTTTTGCTCGTCGTCATCGTCCTCGCTACGGTCGGAACGACCGTCCTCTTTGTCGTCGGATTCGGCAGCTACCTTCGCAGGCGAACGGTCAGGTACCGGCTCCTGACGGTCGTCCTTGGACTCCTCGTAGTCCGATCTGCCGTCGGCCTCGGCACGGTGTTCGCCGTCGTTCCGATGACCGTCCACCACCTCGTCGAGCACGGGATCGACGTCCTGATCGCGACGTCTCTCCTCTATCTGGTCGTCAGGGAGAGACCACCTGGGACGGCCTACGGGGATGGTGAGTGA